In Microtus ochrogaster isolate Prairie Vole_2 chromosome 4, MicOch1.0, whole genome shotgun sequence, one genomic interval encodes:
- the Sh2d3c gene encoding SH2 domain-containing protein 3C isoform X2 has translation MTAVGRRCSALGPRRAAGELEAAGDYVKFSKEKYILDSSPEKLHKELEEELKLNSTDLRSHAWYHGRIPREVSETLVQRNGDFLIRDSLTSLGDYVLTCRWHNQALHFKINKVVVKAGESYTHIQYLFEQESFDHVPALVRYHVGSRKAVSEQSGAIIYCPVNRTFPLRYLEASYGLSQASSKAASPVSPSGSKGSHMKRRSVTMTDGLTTDKVTRSNGCPNSTSLPHPRDAIRNCALSMDQIPELHSPLSPISESPSSPAYSTVTRVHAAPNTPSTTAQPASPVARRSSEPQLSHGSAPKPPGESEKGPHGSPSHTLCKAPPSPSRNSYSDPDSGHYCQLQPPVRGSREWAAGEAPRKTRSSGERQKELSENGVPDGEWGKTFTVPVVEATSSFNLATFQSQLIPKENRPLEASLLRKVKELLSGVDARTLARHVTKVDCLVARILGVTKEMQTLMGVRWGMELLTLPHGRQLRLDLLERFHTMSIMLAVDILGCTGSAEERAALLHKTIQLAAELRGTMGNMFSFAAVMGALEMAQVSRLEQTWVTLRQRHTEGAILYEKKLKPFLKSLNEGKESPPLSNTTFPHVLPFITLLECDSAPAEGPEPWGSTEHGVEVVLAHLEAARTVAQHGGLYHTNAEVKLQGFQARPELLEVFSTEFQMRLLWGSQGAGSSQARRYEKFEKVLTALSHKLEPAIRSSEL, from the exons TTCTCCAAGGAGAAGTACATTCTTGACTCCTCGCCGGAGAAGCTGCACAAGGAGTTGGAAGAGGAGCTAAAGCTCAACAGCACAGACCTCCGCAGCCATGCCTGGTACCACGGACGCATCCCTCGGGAG GTCTCTGAGACCCTGGTGCAGCGCAACGGGGACTTCCTCATCCGGGACTCACTCACCAGCCTGGGGGACTATGTGCTCACGTGCCGCTGGCACAACCAGGCCTTGCACTTCAAAATCAACAAGGTGGTGGTGAAGGCGGGTGAGAGCTACACCCACATCCAGTACCTCTTTGAGCAGGAGAGCTTCGATCATGTGCCAGCCCTCGTGCGCTACCACGTGGGCAGCCGTAAGGCTGTGTCCGAACAGAGTGGGGCTATCATCTACTGCCCTGTCAACCGCACCTTCCCACTGCGCTACCTCGAGGCCAGCTATGGCCTGAGCCAGGCCAGCAGCAAGGCTGCCAGCCCCGTCAGCCCCTCGGGCTCCAAGGGCAGCCACATGAAGAGACGAAGCGTTACCATGACCGACGGGCTCACCACTGACAAGGTCACCCGCAGCAATGGCTGCCCCAACAG CACCTCACTGCCCCATCCTCGGGACGCCATCAGGAACTGTGCCCTCAGCATGGACCAGATCCCAGAACTTCACTCACCCCTGTCTCCTATCTCTGAGAGCCCCAGCTCCCCTGCCTATAGCACTG TGACCCGTGTCCACGCTGCCCCCAACACCCCGTCTACCACAGCACAGCCTGCCTCGCCAGTAGCCCGCCGCTCCAGTGAACCTCAGTTATCTCATGGAAGTGCTCCAAAGCCTCCTGGGGAGTCAGAAAAGGGTCCCCATGGAAGCCCGTCTCACACCCTCTGTAAAGCCCCACCGTCCCCATCCCGCAACAGCTACAGCGACCCGGACTCTGGCCATTACTGTCAGCTCCAGCCTCCTGTCCGTGGCAGCCGAGAGTGGGCCGCGGGAGAGGCCCCCCGGAAGACTCGGAGCTCTGGGGAGAGGCAAAAGGAACTGTCGGAAAATGGGGTCCCTGACGGGGAGTGGGGCAAGACCTTCACAGTCCCTGTAGTGGAAGCCACCTCGTCTTTCAACCTGGCTACCTTCCAGTCACAGCTGATCCCCAAGGAGAACCGGCCTCTGGAGGCGAGCCTTCTGCGCAAGGTCAAGGAGCTGCTGTCCGGGGTGGATGCCCGGACGCTGGCCCGGCACGTCACCAAGGTTGACTGCCTG GTTGCTAGGATACTGGGCGTTACCAAGGAGATGCAGACCCTAATGGGAGTCCGCTGGGGCATGGAGCTGCTCACCCTCCCCCATGGCCGGCAGCTAAGACTAGACCTGCTCGAAAG ATTCCATACCATGTCCATCATGCTGGCGGTGGACATCCTGGGCTGCACGGGCTCCGCAGAGGAGCGGGCAGCGCTGCTGCACAAGACCATCCAGCTGGCGGCCGAGCTGCGGGGGACGATGGGCAACATGTTCAGCTTCGCTGCGGTCATGGGCGCCCTGGAGATGGCCCAG GTCTCGCGGCTGGAACAGACGTGGGTGACCCTGCGGCAGCGGCACACGGAGGGTGCCATTCTGTATGAGAAGAAGCTCAAGCCTTTCCTCAAAAGTCTCAATGAGGGCAAAG AAAGCCCGCCCCTGAGCAACACCACCTTCCCGCACGTGCTGCCGTTCATTACTCTGCTGGAGTGTGACTCGGCCCCCGCCGAGGGCCCTGAACCCTGGGGCAGCACAGAACACGGCGTGGAGGTTGTGCTAGCCCACTTGGAGGCCGCCCGCACTGTGGCACAGCACGGGGGTCTCTATCACACCAACGCCGAGGTCAAGCTGCAGG gGTTCCAGGCCCGGCCGGAGCTGCTGGAAGTGTTCAGCACGGAGTTCCAGATGCGTCTCCTCTGGGGCAGCCAGGGCGCCGGCAGCAGCCAGGCCCGGCGCTATGAGAAGTTTGAAAAAGTCCTCACTGCCTTGTCCCACAAGCTGGAACCTGCCATCCGCTCTAGCGAGCTGTGA
- the Tor2a gene encoding prosalusin isoform X1 — protein MAVARRGCLPRGSILGLLGLVLATATAWDVASLYCSFSSFCECDFRPDLPGLECDLAQHLAGQHLAKALVGKSLKAFIQNPAPSKPLVLSLHGWTGTGKSYVSSLLAQYLFRGGLRSPHVHHFSPIIHFPHPSHTEQYKKELKSWVQGNLTACGRSLFLFDEVDKLPPGLMEVLQPFLGPSWVVYGTNYRKAIFIFISNTGGEQINQVALEAWRSHRDREEISLQELEPAVSRAVLDNPHYGFWRSGNMEEHLIDAVVPFLPLQRHHVRHCILNELAQLGLEPQEEVVQAVLDSITYFPEGEQLFSSNGCKTVASRVTFFL, from the exons ATGGCTGTTGCTAGGCGAGGCTGCCTGCCCCGGGGCTCGATCCTCGGGCTGCTCGGACTGGTCTTGGCCACCGCCACCGCCTGGGACGTGGCTTCTCTGTACTGCAGCTTCAGCTCGTTCTGCGAATGCGACTTCAGGCCAGACTTGCCGG GTCTGGAGTGTGACCTGGCCCAGCACCTGGCTGGCCAGCATCTGGCCAAGGCCCTGGTGGGGAAGTCGCTGAAGGCCTTTATCCAGAACCCAGCCCCCAGCAAACCACTGGTCCTTTCCCTGCACGGATGGACAGGCACCGGCAAGTCCTACGTCAGCTCCCTGCTGGCACAGTACCTCTTCCGGGGCGGCCTCCGCAGCCCTCACGTGCACCACTTCTCCCCCATCATCCACTTCCCACATCCCAGCCACACCGAGCAGTACAAG AAGGAACTCAAGAGCTGGGTCCAGGGGAACCTCACTGCCTGTGGCAGGTCTCTCTTCCTCTTCGATGAGGTGGACAAGCTGCCCCCTGGCCTGATGGAGGTCCTGCAGCCCTTCCTGGGCCCCTCCTGGGTTGTGTACGGGACCAACTATCGCAAAGCCATTTTCATCTTTATCAG CAACACTGGTGGCGAGCAGATCAACCAGGTAGCCCTGGAGGCATGGCGCAGCCACAGGGACAGGGAAGAAATCAGCCTGCAAGAGCTGGAGCCAGCAGTCTCCCGAGCTGTGTTGGACAACCCTCACT ATGGCTTCTGGCGGTCTGGCAACATGGAGGAACACCTGATCGATGCTGTGGTACCCTTCCTCCCACTTCAGCGGCATCACGTGCGCCACTGTATCCTCAATGAACTGGCTCAGCTGGGCCTGGAGCCCCAGGAGGAAGTGGTGCAGGCTGTGCTGGACAGCATCACCTACTTCCCGGAGGGTGAACAGCTCTTCTCCTCCAACGGGTGCAAGACAGTGGCCTCCCGAGTCACCTTTTTCCTCTGA
- the Tor2a gene encoding prosalusin isoform X2, translating to MAVARRGCLPRGSILGLLGLVLATATAWDVASLYCSFSSFCECDFRPDLPEGTQELGPGEPHCLWQVSLPLR from the exons ATGGCTGTTGCTAGGCGAGGCTGCCTGCCCCGGGGCTCGATCCTCGGGCTGCTCGGACTGGTCTTGGCCACCGCCACCGCCTGGGACGTGGCTTCTCTGTACTGCAGCTTCAGCTCGTTCTGCGAATGCGACTTCAGGCCAGACTTGCCGG AAGGAACTCAAGAGCTGGGTCCAGGGGAACCTCACTGCCTGTGGCAGGTCTCTCTTCCTCTTCGATGA
- the Ptrh1 gene encoding probable peptidyl-tRNA hydrolase isoform X2 — MLRSGLFRSGMRRSWALRQCVSEARFPGKRWLVAGLGNHGMPGTRHSVGMAVLGQIARRLGVAESWARDSRCAADLALAPFGDAQLVLLRPRRLMNVNGRSVAQAGNAEASGRHRAPHTP, encoded by the exons ATGTTGCGGTCCGGCCTTTTTCGCTCCGGGATGCGGCGGAGTTGGGCTTTGAGACAGTGCGTTTCGGAGGCTCGGTTCCCCGGGAAACGGTGGCTG GTGGCTGGCCTGGGGAACCATGGAATGCCTGGCACACGGCACAGCGTGGGCATGGCGGTGCTGGGACAAATAGCGCGGCGACTAGGAGTGGCGGAGAGCTGGGCTCGTGACTCTCGCTGCGCTGCTGACCTCGCCTTGGCCCCGTTTGGGGATGCCCAGCTGGTACTGCTTCGGCCACGGCGCCTCATGAATGTCAACGGGCGCAGCGTGGCCCAAGCTG GCAATGCTGAGGCTTCGGGTAGGCATCGGGCGCCCCACACACCCTAG
- the Ptrh1 gene encoding probable peptidyl-tRNA hydrolase isoform X1 encodes MLRSGLFRSGMRRSWALRQCVSEARFPGKRWLVAGLGNHGMPGTRHSVGMAVLGQIARRLGVAESWARDSRCAADLALAPFGDAQLVLLRPRRLMNVNGRSVAQAAELFGLTAEEIYLVHDELDKPLGKLALKLGGSARGHNGVRSCISCLNSSAMLRLRVGIGRPTHPSMVQAHVLGCFSPEEQELLSPLLDQATDLLLDHIRARSQGPPSSL; translated from the exons ATGTTGCGGTCCGGCCTTTTTCGCTCCGGGATGCGGCGGAGTTGGGCTTTGAGACAGTGCGTTTCGGAGGCTCGGTTCCCCGGGAAACGGTGGCTG GTGGCTGGCCTGGGGAACCATGGAATGCCTGGCACACGGCACAGCGTGGGCATGGCGGTGCTGGGACAAATAGCGCGGCGACTAGGAGTGGCGGAGAGCTGGGCTCGTGACTCTCGCTGCGCTGCTGACCTCGCCTTGGCCCCGTTTGGGGATGCCCAGCTGGTACTGCTTCGGCCACGGCGCCTCATGAATGTCAACGGGCGCAGCGTGGCCCAAGCTG CGGAGCTGTTTGGACTGACTGCAGAGGAGATCTATCTGGTGCATGATGAACTTGACAAGCCTCTGGGAAAGCTGGCTCTGAAGCTAGGGGGCAGCGCAAG GGGCCACAATGGAGTCCGTTCCTGCATTAGCTGTCTGAACTCCAGT GCAATGCTGAGGCTTCGGGTAGGCATCGGGCGCCCCACACACCCTAGTATGGTGCAAGCCCACGTCCTGGGCTGCTTCTCCCCTGAGGAGCAGGAGCTACTGTCCCCCTTGCTGGATCAGGCCACCGACCTGCTTCTGGACCACATCCGTGCTCGAAGCCAGGGGCCACCATCGAGCCTCTGA
- the Sh2d3c gene encoding SH2 domain-containing protein 3C isoform X3 — MTERCSLWSALSAAACCFYRGSLVQVQFSKEKYILDSSPEKLHKELEEELKLNSTDLRSHAWYHGRIPREVSETLVQRNGDFLIRDSLTSLGDYVLTCRWHNQALHFKINKVVVKAGESYTHIQYLFEQESFDHVPALVRYHVGSRKAVSEQSGAIIYCPVNRTFPLRYLEASYGLSQASSKAASPVSPSGSKGSHMKRRSVTMTDGLTTDKVTRSNGCPNSTSLPHPRDAIRNCALSMDQIPELHSPLSPISESPSSPAYSTVTRVHAAPNTPSTTAQPASPVARRSSEPQLSHGSAPKPPGESEKGPHGSPSHTLCKAPPSPSRNSYSDPDSGHYCQLQPPVRGSREWAAGEAPRKTRSSGERQKELSENGVPDGEWGKTFTVPVVEATSSFNLATFQSQLIPKENRPLEASLLRKVKELLSGVDARTLARHVTKVDCLVARILGVTKEMQTLMGVRWGMELLTLPHGRQLRLDLLERFHTMSIMLAVDILGCTGSAEERAALLHKTIQLAAELRGTMGNMFSFAAVMGALEMAQVSRLEQTWVTLRQRHTEGAILYEKKLKPFLKSLNEGKESPPLSNTTFPHVLPFITLLECDSAPAEGPEPWGSTEHGVEVVLAHLEAARTVAQHGGLYHTNAEVKLQGFQARPELLEVFSTEFQMRLLWGSQGAGSSQARRYEKFEKVLTALSHKLEPAIRSSEL, encoded by the exons ATGACGGAGCGCTGCAGCCTGTGGAGTGCGCTGTCTGCCGCTGCCTGCTGCTTCTACCGTGGCTCACTGGTGCAGGTGCAG TTCTCCAAGGAGAAGTACATTCTTGACTCCTCGCCGGAGAAGCTGCACAAGGAGTTGGAAGAGGAGCTAAAGCTCAACAGCACAGACCTCCGCAGCCATGCCTGGTACCACGGACGCATCCCTCGGGAG GTCTCTGAGACCCTGGTGCAGCGCAACGGGGACTTCCTCATCCGGGACTCACTCACCAGCCTGGGGGACTATGTGCTCACGTGCCGCTGGCACAACCAGGCCTTGCACTTCAAAATCAACAAGGTGGTGGTGAAGGCGGGTGAGAGCTACACCCACATCCAGTACCTCTTTGAGCAGGAGAGCTTCGATCATGTGCCAGCCCTCGTGCGCTACCACGTGGGCAGCCGTAAGGCTGTGTCCGAACAGAGTGGGGCTATCATCTACTGCCCTGTCAACCGCACCTTCCCACTGCGCTACCTCGAGGCCAGCTATGGCCTGAGCCAGGCCAGCAGCAAGGCTGCCAGCCCCGTCAGCCCCTCGGGCTCCAAGGGCAGCCACATGAAGAGACGAAGCGTTACCATGACCGACGGGCTCACCACTGACAAGGTCACCCGCAGCAATGGCTGCCCCAACAG CACCTCACTGCCCCATCCTCGGGACGCCATCAGGAACTGTGCCCTCAGCATGGACCAGATCCCAGAACTTCACTCACCCCTGTCTCCTATCTCTGAGAGCCCCAGCTCCCCTGCCTATAGCACTG TGACCCGTGTCCACGCTGCCCCCAACACCCCGTCTACCACAGCACAGCCTGCCTCGCCAGTAGCCCGCCGCTCCAGTGAACCTCAGTTATCTCATGGAAGTGCTCCAAAGCCTCCTGGGGAGTCAGAAAAGGGTCCCCATGGAAGCCCGTCTCACACCCTCTGTAAAGCCCCACCGTCCCCATCCCGCAACAGCTACAGCGACCCGGACTCTGGCCATTACTGTCAGCTCCAGCCTCCTGTCCGTGGCAGCCGAGAGTGGGCCGCGGGAGAGGCCCCCCGGAAGACTCGGAGCTCTGGGGAGAGGCAAAAGGAACTGTCGGAAAATGGGGTCCCTGACGGGGAGTGGGGCAAGACCTTCACAGTCCCTGTAGTGGAAGCCACCTCGTCTTTCAACCTGGCTACCTTCCAGTCACAGCTGATCCCCAAGGAGAACCGGCCTCTGGAGGCGAGCCTTCTGCGCAAGGTCAAGGAGCTGCTGTCCGGGGTGGATGCCCGGACGCTGGCCCGGCACGTCACCAAGGTTGACTGCCTG GTTGCTAGGATACTGGGCGTTACCAAGGAGATGCAGACCCTAATGGGAGTCCGCTGGGGCATGGAGCTGCTCACCCTCCCCCATGGCCGGCAGCTAAGACTAGACCTGCTCGAAAG ATTCCATACCATGTCCATCATGCTGGCGGTGGACATCCTGGGCTGCACGGGCTCCGCAGAGGAGCGGGCAGCGCTGCTGCACAAGACCATCCAGCTGGCGGCCGAGCTGCGGGGGACGATGGGCAACATGTTCAGCTTCGCTGCGGTCATGGGCGCCCTGGAGATGGCCCAG GTCTCGCGGCTGGAACAGACGTGGGTGACCCTGCGGCAGCGGCACACGGAGGGTGCCATTCTGTATGAGAAGAAGCTCAAGCCTTTCCTCAAAAGTCTCAATGAGGGCAAAG AAAGCCCGCCCCTGAGCAACACCACCTTCCCGCACGTGCTGCCGTTCATTACTCTGCTGGAGTGTGACTCGGCCCCCGCCGAGGGCCCTGAACCCTGGGGCAGCACAGAACACGGCGTGGAGGTTGTGCTAGCCCACTTGGAGGCCGCCCGCACTGTGGCACAGCACGGGGGTCTCTATCACACCAACGCCGAGGTCAAGCTGCAGG gGTTCCAGGCCCGGCCGGAGCTGCTGGAAGTGTTCAGCACGGAGTTCCAGATGCGTCTCCTCTGGGGCAGCCAGGGCGCCGGCAGCAGCCAGGCCCGGCGCTATGAGAAGTTTGAAAAAGTCCTCACTGCCTTGTCCCACAAGCTGGAACCTGCCATCCGCTCTAGCGAGCTGTGA
- the Ttc16 gene encoding tetratricopeptide repeat protein 16 yields MTDHSQVPDNAHSKKVPKLRVHAPEDREKTLQRIFGTSQVFYSIDRKPRTGGSTVPLKVREYYHQGHQCLEQEDWENAVLFFSRALHLNPNTADFYVFRAEAFIQLCDFSSALQNLRRAYTYQPENSKYLERLAFVLYLQGQCLYELCDFQEALYVFLQASDLQPQNPSFSYRCIACLLALNRHQDCLSLVTREVKQGRASADVYILRARIYNFFQKPKLCYQDLRSALLFDPKHPQAKGLLQMMVNQAKQSFQDASILAVQGKLHRALKRICCAIENNPLDPNLFLFRGTMYRRLQQFDPAVEDFLKALDMVTDSQDSLVQKAQRQLLLTYNDFAVHCYTQGSYQEGVLLLNKAIRDEQNEKSLYINRGDCFFQLGNLAFAEADYKQALALSPQDEGANLRMGVLQEKMGFCEQMRRQFQTAENHFSTAIKHNPEKAQYYLHRAKSRQLLQNILGARQDVATVLLLNPNYPKMAPLMTNLFPGMTVEDVLKSQVAQLAKLQLSRMLESGPKAIHPQSIVMQRLMERQKARALMESWNREYTFTGNLEEELATPPTLQGKTELKRRGAEDKKVKPRMVISLSDSYVDQTSSGSVFSILSLSTSGMDVSDSQYRSTSNTAVMSGHSRPQSSDPRKNREKLGLSRAPKVTQASENPDQNLRETTPAYGQRRHSSKAEATQSPGRQRPSQKSRMTEATVGPKPRKNRPALTPKQRLRRAKAVRAQSWKPRSQVHSKKSTKTSSETVSHGRSSSSSSETQGQSPGPSSSEDTSSSSESTTSSSSKTNPFPEPSLQLCKAQDPQDRNLNSSKAELSPTPSQSTAP; encoded by the exons ATGACTGACCACAGCCAG GTGCCTGACAATGCCCACTCGAAGAAAGTTCCAAAGCTACGTGTTCATGCTCCTGAAGACCGAGAGAAGACCCTGCAACGTATCTTTGGGACAAGCCAGGTGTTCTACAGCATTGATAGGAAACCAAGGACAGGAGGATCAACAGTACCTCTCAAAGTCAGAGAGTA CTATCACCAAGGCCATCAGTGCCTAGAACAAGAGGACTGGGAGAATGCCGTGCTCTTCTTCTCCCGCGCTCTCCACCTGAACCCCAACACG GCAGACTTCTATGTTTTCCGTGCCGAGGCCTTCATCCAGCTCTGCGATTTCTCCTCCGCCCTGCAGAACCTGCGCAGGGCCTACACCTACCAGCCAGAGAACAGCAAATACCTGGAGCGGCTGGCCTTTGTACTCTACCTACAG GGCCAGTGCTTGTACGAGCTGTGTGACTTCCAGGAAGCCCTGTATGTCTTCTTGCAAGCCTCTGACCTCCAGCCCCAGAACCCTTCCTTCAGTTACCGCTG CATAGCCTGCCTGCTGGCCCTCAATCGACATCAGGACTGCCTCTCACTCGTCACCAGGGAGGTGAAGCAGGGCAGGGCCAGTGCCGATGTCTACATCCTCCGGGCCCGGATCTACAACTTCTTCCAGAAG CCCAAGCTCTGCTATCAGGACCTTCGAAGCGCCCTGCTCTTCGATCCCAAGCACCCACAGGCCAAAGGGCTACTCCAGATGATGGTGAACCAGGCCAAGCAGTCCTTTCAAGATGCTAGCATCCTGGCCGTGCAGGGCAAGCTGCACCGTGCACTGAAGCGTATCTGCTGTGCCATTGAGAACAACCCCCTGGACCCCAACCTCTTCCTCTTCCG GGGGACCATGTACAGACGGCTCCAGCAATTTGACCCAGCTGTGGAAGACTTCCTGAAGGCGCTGGACATGGTGACTGACAGCCAGGACAGCCTGGTGCAGAAGGCACAGCGCCAGCTGCTGCTGACCTACAATGACTTTGCTGTGCACTGCTACACCCAGGGCTCCTATCAGGAGGGCGTGCTGCTGCTGAACAAGGCGATCAGGGACGAGCAGAACGAGAAGAGCCTGTACATCAACCGTGGGG ACTGCTTCTTCCAGCTGGGCAACCTGGCCTTCGCGGAGGCAGACTACAAGCAGGCACTGGCACTGAGCCCGCAGGATGAGGGAGCCAACCTACGCATGGGTGTGCTGCAGGAGAAGATGGGATTCTGTGAGCAGATGCGCAg GCAGTTCCAGACAGCGGAGAACCACTTCTCAACAGCCATCAAGCACAACCCTGAGAAGGCCCAGTACTACCTGCACCGGGCCAAGAGCCGACAGCTCCTGCAGAACATTTTGGGGGCCCGCCAGGATGTTGCCACTGTGCTGCTCCTGAACCCCAACTATCCAAAG ATGGCCCCACTGATGACCAACCTCTTTCCTGGCATGACTGTGGAGGACGTGCTTAAGAGCCAAGTGGCCCAACTGGCCAAGCTCCAACTAAGTCGGATGCTAGAAAGTGGTCCGAAGGCCATCCACCCACAAAGCATTGTGAT GCAGAGGTTAATGGAACGTCAGAAAGCCCGAGCCTTGATGGAGTCCTGGAATAGGGAATATACTTTCACGGGGAACCTGGAAGAGGAACTGGCTACTCCTCCGACCTTGCAAGGAAAGACTGAACTCAAGAGAAGAGGAGCAGAGGATAAAAAG GTGAAGCCCCGCATGGTGATATCCCTGTCAGACAGCTACGTGGACCAGACCTCCTCGGGCTCAGTCTTCAGCA TCCTGAGCCTGAGCACCTCGGGGATGGACGTATCAGACAGTCAGTATAGGAGCACTTCCAACACAGCTGTGATGTCTGGACACTCAAGGCCTCAGTCCTCAGACCCCAGGAAGAACAGGGAGAAACTAGGCCTGAGCAGGGCCCCCAAGGTCACCCAGGCCTCTGAGAACCCAGACCAGAACTTGCGTGAGACCACACCTGCCTATGGCCAAAGACGCCACTCCAGCAAGGCAGAAGCCACGCAAAGCCCAGGAAGACAACGCCCCAGCCAGAAATCCAGAATGACAGAAGCCACCGTGGGTCCAAAGCCTAGAAAGAACAGGCCTGCCCTGACCCCGAAGCAGAGGCTCAGAAGAGCCAAGGCTGTTCGTGCCCAGAGCTGGAAACCCAGGTCCCAGGTCCACAGCAAGAAGTCAACAAAGACTTCCAGCGAGACTGTTTCCCATGGCAGAAGCAGTAGTAGTTCCAGTGAGACCCAGGGCCAGAGTCCAGGGCCCAGCAGTTCTGAGGACACCTCAAGCTCCAGTGAGAGCACAACATCAAGCTCCAGCAAGACCAACCCCTTCCCGGAGCCAAGTCTGCAGCTCTGCAAAGCCCAGGATccccaggacaggaacctgaaCTCCAGCAAGGCGGAGCTTTCACCCACCCCTAGCCAATCTACTGCCCCCTGA